In one window of Meiothermus sp. DNA:
- a CDS encoding alpha-ketoacid dehydrogenase subunit beta translates to MPTMTLIQALNTALDEELRRDERVMILGEDVGKRGGVFLATEGLQEKYGPDRVMDTPLSEAAIIGAAVGLAAHGMRPVAEIQFADYVFPGIDQLFSQAAKLRYRSGGQFTAPMVVRMPTGGGVKGGHHHSQSPEAHFAHTAGLKVVVVATPKDAKGLLKAAIRDDDPVVFMEPKRLYRAVKEEVPADDFLLPIGKAAIRREGRDITLVSYGGPMVETQKAAQEMAAAGIDPEVIDLRTLVPWDKETVLNSVAKTGRLLMISEAPRTASVASEVAATVSEELFDQLLAPPLRVSGFDTPYPLAQDKLYMPTVTRILNAAKRLLDY, encoded by the coding sequence ATGCCAACCATGACCTTAATCCAGGCCCTCAACACAGCCCTGGACGAAGAACTGCGCCGCGACGAGCGGGTGATGATTCTGGGTGAAGACGTAGGCAAACGCGGTGGGGTCTTCCTGGCCACCGAGGGCCTGCAGGAAAAATACGGCCCCGACCGGGTGATGGACACCCCCCTCTCCGAGGCTGCCATCATCGGGGCAGCGGTGGGGCTGGCTGCCCACGGAATGCGCCCGGTGGCCGAGATTCAGTTTGCCGATTACGTCTTCCCCGGCATAGACCAGCTTTTCTCGCAGGCCGCCAAGCTGCGCTACCGCTCGGGGGGACAGTTCACCGCCCCCATGGTCGTGCGCATGCCCACCGGCGGCGGCGTGAAGGGGGGCCACCACCACTCCCAAAGCCCAGAGGCCCATTTCGCCCATACCGCCGGCTTGAAGGTGGTGGTGGTTGCTACCCCCAAAGACGCCAAAGGGCTTCTCAAGGCCGCCATCCGCGATGACGACCCGGTGGTCTTCATGGAACCCAAGCGCTTGTACCGCGCGGTCAAGGAAGAGGTGCCCGCCGACGATTTCCTGCTGCCCATCGGCAAAGCAGCCATCCGTCGCGAGGGCCGCGACATCACCCTGGTTTCTTACGGGGGGCCCATGGTCGAAACCCAGAAGGCCGCGCAGGAAATGGCGGCTGCGGGCATTGACCCCGAGGTCATTGACCTGCGTACCCTGGTGCCTTGGGACAAAGAAACGGTGCTGAACTCGGTGGCCAAGACCGGCCGCCTGCTCATGATTTCCGAAGCCCCCCGCACAGCCAGCGTGGCCTCGGAGGTAGCCGCTACCGTTTCAGAAGAGCTGTTCGACCAGCTTCTGGCCCCCCCTTTGCGGGTCAGCGGGTTCGACACCCCCTACCCGCTGGCCCAGGACAAGCTATATATGCCGACCGTAACCCGTATCCTGAACGCAGCCAAGCGTCTACTTGACTACTAG